GCCGAAACTGACCGTGACGCCGCGTGCCTCGAGATGGCCGCGCGACGACGGCGGGGAGACCTGGGCGAGCGCGTTCATTTGCGGATCAGGTTCGTGATCTTGACCGAGCCCAGCAATCCCTGGGGGCGGTAGATCATCAAGAGGATCATGACCAAGCCGAGCAGGCCCAGACGGTAGGGCTGGAGGAAGCGGAGCATCTCCGGCAGTCCGACCAGGAGGGCGGCGCCGACGATCGAGCCCCAGACGCTGCCGAGCCCGCCCAGGATCGCCATCTCGAAGATCAGAAGCGATTGCTGGACGTTGAAGTCGCTGGGGCCGACGAAGCCGATGAAGAAGGCGAGCACGCCGCCGGCCAGACCCGCCATGGCCGCGCCAATCACGAAGACCGAAACCCGCACCAGGGTCAGCGAGACGCCGCAGGAGGCGGCGGCGATCGGATCGTCGCGCACCGCCTCGATCATCTTGCCGAAGCGGGCCTTGGTGATCGCGAGCGTCAGGCCGAGGCACAGCAGCGCGACCACCAGCGCCATGTAGAAGTATTCGGCCTTGGTCCTGACCTGGATGCCGAGGAAGGACGGCATCGGCAGGCCCGGAATGCCGGCCGTGCCGCCCGTCACCGAGATCCACTGGGTGACGACGTCGAGGAAGACGAGGTTCACGCCGATCGTCACCAGGAACAGGTAGTCGCCGGAGATCCGGATCGCGGGCAGGCCGATCATCAGACCGACCACACCCGCCGCGGCTGCCGCCATGACCAGCGCCGGGAAGGCGGGCCAGCCGTAGTGGACGGTGAGGATCGCGACGACATAGGCACCGAGGCCGAAGAACGCGGCATGGCCCATCGAGAGCTGGCCGCTGTTGCCGGTGATGAGGTTCTGACCGAGCGCGCAGGGCACGTAGATCAGGATCAGGGTCAGGACATGGATATGATACGAATTGAGGAAGCCGGGCGCGGCGACCAGGAGCGCCAGCACCGCGAGCGGGATGACCACGTCCTTGCGCTGCCACAGGGGAACGGGCCTGGCCGGCTCGATCGGCGAGGGCGGAGCCACGCTCCGGCTGCGCGCGCGCGTATCGGCCACCGACTGCATCAGACGCGGCTCGCGGTCGGCAGCGCGAACAGGCCGCGCGGCTTGAGGATCAGAATGCCGATCATGATGATGAAGGCCACCGTGTTCTCAAATCCGGATGCGATGTAGCCCACCGCGAGCGCCTGCATGACGCCCAGCAGGAGACCGCCGATGAAGGCGCCCTTGAGGCTGCCTATGCCGCCCAGCACCGCGGCGACGAAGGCGTACATCGTCCCGGCGAAGCCCATGCCGAT
Above is a genomic segment from Geminicoccaceae bacterium SCSIO 64248 containing:
- a CDS encoding branched-chain amino acid ABC transporter permease: MQSVADTRARSRSVAPPSPIEPARPVPLWQRKDVVIPLAVLALLVAAPGFLNSYHIHVLTLILIYVPCALGQNLITGNSGQLSMGHAAFFGLGAYVVAILTVHYGWPAFPALVMAAAAAGVVGLMIGLPAIRISGDYLFLVTIGVNLVFLDVVTQWISVTGGTAGIPGLPMPSFLGIQVRTKAEYFYMALVVALLCLGLTLAITKARFGKMIEAVRDDPIAAASCGVSLTLVRVSVFVIGAAMAGLAGGVLAFFIGFVGPSDFNVQQSLLIFEMAILGGLGSVWGSIVGAALLVGLPEMLRFLQPYRLGLLGLVMILLMIYRPQGLLGSVKITNLIRK